The genomic segment GTAATTCTGAAGAAAAACGATGTGACACTAGTAAATAACAGACTTTTTCAATGGTGATTTGAAACTTGCTACAGGTTTTGATTTTCTTCGGATACAATCATATTGCAATCATATTCCTCGCTTTGAATAATATCTGACAACATAGTACTTTTCATGAAGTCAAGTATTTTACTGTTTAAATTTGACCACACCTTGCGAGCTTTACAGCATGAGCTCAGCTGACAAGAACTTGGATTGTTCAGGCATTCCTGTAGATCATCGTTTGCATTAAATGCTCTTTCAATATCCAAAAGCGAAATTTCATTTGCTGGCCTAGCTAAAAAGTAGCCCGACTTTAAAGAGGGCCTTACTATAAGCTTTGCCACTTTAAGGGAATTAATAATGTGGTCGAGGTACTTAAATGAAATTTTTTGTCGTAACGCAATGTCCTTTTGGAACACACCCTTACAGTCATTCCCGTTGTTCAAAGCAATATCAATCATTACCCGTAAACCATATCTTACTTTTGTGTTAAATCG from the Tenuifilum sp. 4138str genome contains:
- a CDS encoding RrF2 family transcriptional regulator; translation: MRFNTKVRYGLRVMIDIALNNGNDCKGVFQKDIALRQKISFKYLDHIINSLKVAKLIVRPSLKSGYFLARPANEISLLDIERAFNANDDLQECLNNPSSCQLSSCCKARKVWSNLNSKILDFMKSTMLSDIIQSEEYDCNMIVSEENQNL